The following coding sequences lie in one Lentimicrobium sp. L6 genomic window:
- a CDS encoding class I SAM-dependent methyltransferase — MINVVRKMITINGFWWTAHVVPYVLLRKINKNLRIKYLDKRIKGIEIKNQLPGMNSKEINSIIWENWNWKKYHGEEWTYTVNWKNSIIKDIMQKHFDENKTILEIGPGGGKWTESLIKISRILHLTDISNRCLEVCQQRFKSNNHINYHLTDGCSLSFLKEGSIDYIWSFDVFVHIAPDDVNNYIDEFKRVLKPGGKAIIHHAGNGGISGGWRSNLTQELFKSMVAHHQLKMISQFDSWGENNEFDVKHYQDIISIFEKKQ; from the coding sequence ATGATTAATGTTGTACGTAAAATGATTACCATCAATGGTTTTTGGTGGACAGCCCATGTGGTTCCCTATGTTTTATTACGCAAAATCAATAAAAACCTAAGAATAAAATATTTAGATAAAAGAATCAAAGGCATTGAAATTAAGAACCAACTCCCAGGGATGAATAGCAAAGAAATAAATTCAATTATTTGGGAAAATTGGAATTGGAAGAAATATCACGGGGAAGAATGGACCTATACAGTAAATTGGAAGAATTCTATTATCAAAGATATTATGCAAAAACATTTCGATGAAAATAAAACGATTTTAGAAATTGGCCCCGGAGGAGGTAAATGGACCGAATCCTTGATAAAAATATCTAGAATACTCCATTTAACAGATATATCCAATAGATGCTTAGAAGTCTGTCAGCAAAGATTCAAATCAAATAATCATATTAATTATCATTTAACAGATGGTTGTTCTTTGTCTTTTTTAAAAGAGGGTTCCATTGATTATATATGGTCTTTTGATGTGTTTGTACACATTGCACCAGATGATGTGAATAATTACATAGATGAATTTAAAAGAGTATTGAAGCCAGGTGGAAAGGCAATTATTCATCATGCTGGAAATGGCGGTATTAGCGGCGGTTGGAGGAGCAACTTGACTCAGGAATTGTTTAAAAGTATGGTGGCTCATCACCAATTAAAAATGATTAGTCAGTTCGATAGTTGGGGTGAGAATAATGAGTTTGATGTGAAACATTACCAGGATATCATAAGTATTTTTGAAAAAAAACAGTGA
- a CDS encoding nucleotidyl transferase AbiEii/AbiGii toxin family protein: MKSKYAFFRGTEYGSSTLITDKLLLHHFNFVDMGYGVNNSMGKSYFVGDNEQNTIKIDLFHTDTFVFPMLKSKRIRIAQLQEVAAMKLEVIGHSGRKKDFWDLHELMEHFTWQDMIGFYTLRSPYSYTPMEIIKKLIDFSQVDIDLDPICLKNKYWELIKLDIEESLHEQNLL, encoded by the coding sequence TTGAAATCCAAATATGCTTTCTTTCGAGGTACGGAGTACGGGTCGTCGACCCTAATCACTGACAAACTCCTCCTCCATCATTTCAACTTTGTAGATATGGGATATGGTGTCAATAATAGTATGGGAAAGTCTTATTTCGTAGGAGATAATGAACAGAATACTATTAAAATTGACTTATTTCATACTGATACTTTTGTTTTTCCTATGCTAAAATCTAAAAGGATTAGAATAGCTCAATTACAAGAAGTTGCCGCCATGAAGCTAGAGGTTATTGGTCATAGTGGTCGTAAAAAAGATTTCTGGGATTTACATGAATTGATGGAACATTTTACTTGGCAGGACATGATTGGATTTTATACATTAAGATCTCCCTATAGTTATACACCAATGGAAATTATTAAAAAGCTTATAGATTTTAGCCAAGTCGATATAGATCTAGATCCCATTTGTTTAAAAAATAAATATTGGGAACTAATTAAACTGGATATTGAAGAATCTCTCCATGAACAAAACTTGTTATAA
- a CDS encoding glycosyltransferase family 2 protein, whose translation MMQNKENIELSILMPCLNEAETLAICIRKAMGFLAKNRIVGEVVIADNGSTDQSVSIAKQEGARVIHVNQKGYGNALISGILDANGKYIIMGDADDSYDFSSLDDFVKYLREGYDLVMGNRFKGGVKKGAMPPLHKYLGNPVLSFVGRLFFRSPIKDFHCGLRGFNKEKILSLSLVSQGMEFASEMVVKASIMKLKIKEVPIILYPDGRTRKPHLRTWRDGWRHLVFLLMYSPKWLFFFPSLILFGLSLSAIFILLPGTLYLKDLGLDIHTLTVAGTSTVLSFQLFLFAIFIRVFSINQGLYPAKNKHIRFANYFSLEKGIIFGIIFFLLGLGMLMHLFYGWMMSDFGHITDVSSSFRILIPSLTFISLGIQSIFASFFLRILDIKPIEKVFVE comes from the coding sequence ATGATGCAAAATAAAGAAAATATTGAACTTAGTATTTTAATGCCATGTTTGAATGAAGCAGAAACATTGGCTATTTGTATCCGAAAAGCGATGGGTTTTCTTGCTAAGAATCGAATCGTAGGCGAAGTAGTTATAGCCGATAATGGTAGTACAGATCAGTCAGTCTCCATTGCCAAACAAGAAGGAGCAAGAGTGATTCATGTAAATCAAAAAGGATATGGAAATGCCCTCATTTCAGGCATACTTGATGCAAATGGGAAATATATCATTATGGGAGATGCAGATGACAGTTACGATTTTTCTTCTTTAGATGATTTTGTAAAATACTTACGAGAGGGTTATGATTTGGTGATGGGAAATAGGTTTAAGGGTGGGGTCAAAAAAGGAGCTATGCCTCCATTGCACAAATATTTAGGCAATCCTGTATTGAGTTTTGTTGGTCGATTGTTTTTCAGATCACCGATTAAGGATTTTCATTGTGGATTGAGAGGATTCAACAAGGAAAAGATTTTATCGCTTTCTTTAGTTTCTCAAGGCATGGAATTTGCTTCGGAAATGGTAGTAAAAGCCAGTATCATGAAGTTGAAAATTAAAGAAGTACCCATTATTCTTTATCCTGATGGAAGAACTAGGAAGCCACATCTTCGAACCTGGCGAGACGGTTGGCGTCATTTAGTATTTCTATTGATGTATAGCCCCAAGTGGCTGTTCTTCTTCCCATCCTTGATTTTATTTGGGTTGTCACTATCAGCCATATTTATTCTCCTCCCTGGGACTTTGTATTTAAAAGATTTAGGACTAGATATTCATACTTTAACTGTCGCCGGAACTAGCACTGTTCTTTCCTTTCAATTATTCCTCTTTGCCATATTTATAAGGGTTTTTTCCATAAATCAAGGTTTATATCCTGCAAAAAACAAGCACATCAGGTTTGCCAATTATTTTAGTCTGGAAAAGGGAATCATATTTGGTATTATCTTCTTTTTATTAGGATTAGGAATGTTGATGCATCTGTTTTATGGTTGGATGATGTCAGACTTTGGTCATATTACTGATGTGAGTAGTAGTTTCAGAATTCTTATTCCTTCTCTAACTTTTATTTCTTTAGGGATTCAAAGCATATTTGCAAGCTTTTTCTTGAGGATTCTGGATATTAAACCCATAGAGAAAGTATTTGTTGAATGA
- a CDS encoding protein-L-isoaspartate(D-aspartate) O-methyltransferase yields MLEDNYRHKGLRKKLVGIVRNKGIHDEEVLEAINNIPRHQFLDSSFLNFAYQDQAFPIGSGQTISQPYTVAFQSQLLEIKKGDKVLEVGTGSGYQACVLAEMGAKVFTIERQKKLYEKTKKFLALLKYRNIKTFYGDGYKGLPTFGPFDKAIVTAGAPFIPNDLLLQLKIGGKLVIPVDIEEGIQEMTSITRVSESEFEKSEHGRFSFVPMLLNKAQD; encoded by the coding sequence ATGTTAGAGGACAACTACAGACATAAAGGATTACGCAAAAAACTAGTCGGAATTGTACGAAATAAAGGAATTCATGATGAGGAAGTATTAGAAGCCATCAATAATATTCCACGCCATCAATTCTTGGATTCTAGCTTTTTAAATTTTGCATATCAGGATCAAGCCTTTCCTATTGGAAGTGGGCAAACTATATCTCAGCCCTATACTGTAGCTTTTCAATCACAATTATTAGAGATTAAAAAAGGGGACAAAGTACTAGAAGTAGGAACAGGCTCTGGCTACCAAGCTTGTGTTTTGGCTGAAATGGGAGCTAAAGTATTCACCATAGAACGCCAAAAAAAACTTTACGAGAAAACAAAAAAATTCCTCGCTCTATTAAAGTATAGAAATATTAAGACTTTTTATGGGGATGGTTATAAAGGACTTCCCACATTCGGCCCTTTTGATAAAGCGATTGTAACGGCGGGAGCCCCTTTTATTCCCAATGACCTTTTATTACAATTAAAAATTGGTGGTAAATTAGTTATCCCTGTAGATATTGAAGAGGGTATTCAAGAAATGACAAGTATCACAAGAGTTTCAGAGAGTGAGTTTGAAAAAAGTGAACATGGTAGATTTAGCTTTGTACCTATGCTTTTGAATAAAGCCCAAGATTAG
- a CDS encoding Gfo/Idh/MocA family protein encodes MSKLNIGLLGAGHLGKIHLKCIRQVEDFNLIGFFDPNEENGKKVEAELEVKRFSSIKELINASDAIDIVTPTMNHFECAEMALKAGKHVFIEKPVASSPEEAERLLELEREFGVKVQVGHVERFNPAFVAVQNKFDSPMFIETHRLAQFNPRGTDVPVVLDLMIHDLDIILSTVKSKLVNVSASGVNVVSDTPDIANARLEFENGCVANLTASRISMKNMRKSRFFQKNAYISVDFLTKESEIVSMSDVDENDVDPLAMILELGEGKTSKEIHFEKPVVEESNAIVEELTSFAKSIINDIPTAVTLNDGYQALLVAHQIVEKIKS; translated from the coding sequence ATGTCAAAACTAAATATTGGCCTTCTTGGAGCAGGGCATCTTGGTAAAATTCATTTGAAATGTATACGTCAAGTTGAGGATTTCAATCTCATTGGTTTTTTTGATCCAAATGAAGAGAATGGTAAGAAAGTGGAAGCAGAGCTGGAAGTGAAACGATTCTCAAGTATCAAAGAATTGATCAATGCTTCAGATGCTATTGATATCGTTACTCCGACTATGAATCATTTTGAATGTGCTGAAATGGCTTTGAAAGCTGGAAAACATGTGTTTATTGAAAAGCCAGTGGCCAGTTCTCCAGAGGAAGCAGAGAGATTATTGGAGTTAGAGAGAGAATTTGGAGTTAAGGTTCAGGTTGGTCATGTGGAGCGTTTCAATCCTGCTTTTGTTGCCGTTCAAAATAAATTTGATTCTCCAATGTTTATTGAAACTCACCGTTTGGCTCAATTTAATCCTCGTGGTACTGATGTGCCAGTGGTTTTAGACTTGATGATTCACGATTTGGATATTATTTTAAGTACGGTTAAGTCAAAGCTGGTTAATGTAAGTGCAAGTGGTGTAAATGTAGTTAGCGATACTCCAGATATTGCCAATGCTCGTTTAGAATTTGAAAACGGTTGTGTAGCCAATCTTACTGCCTCTCGTATCTCGATGAAGAACATGAGAAAGAGCAGATTCTTCCAAAAGAATGCATATATATCTGTGGATTTCTTGACAAAAGAATCTGAGATAGTTAGTATGTCGGATGTGGATGAGAATGATGTAGATCCTTTGGCTATGATTTTAGAACTTGGTGAAGGCAAAACAAGTAAAGAAATCCATTTTGAGAAGCCTGTTGTTGAGGAATCTAATGCTATTGTAGAGGAATTAACAAGCTTTGCTAAATCAATAATCAATGATATTCCAACAGCTGTTACTTTAAACGATGGATATCAGGCTTTATTGGTAGCTCATCAGATAGTGGAAAAAATTAAATCGTAA
- a CDS encoding methylmalonyl-CoA mutase family protein has protein sequence MSQDKTNQNLFEDFAPVSTEQWEEKIKTDLKGADYLRRLFWNSPEGIQVKPFYRSEDLENITYLDNKPDQFPYVRGTKKHNNDWLVRQDIFVDDVEKANKKALDILMKGVNSLCFIFSDKYIAKVSDIEKLMENIQADSVEVNFKIGTGAHKVIAVYEELVKKYNRAPEDIEGSVDFDPFFNLTFKGHYCQSEEYAFKHAAQLIQAAEFLPKFKTLSVNGLNLRNAGANVVQELAYSLSMGAEYITRLTDEGLSVDDIAPRIKFHFGVGSNYFMEIAKLRAARALWANIVNAYGPENAEKTKMHIHSSNISLNKTVYDAHVNMLRTTTESFSALLGGTDSFTVLPYNANFEWPTEFSERIARNQQLLLKEESFIDKVADPAAGSYYIESLTNELIEKTWELFLKVDELGGYTEAIKQGFIQDDIEKSAEERKDFAAKRKEIYLGTNQYPNFTEHFDHVINPDSLKPFDLTSKNATVKTLKQFRVTQDFEMLRFTTDMYSKENKRPLAFMLTTGNLNMRKARAQFACNFFAVAGFEVQDNNGFATIEEGLKAAKAANAEIVVLCSSDDDYAEVGMEFAKATKDTTIGVIAGYPKNLIEEFKANGLSKLIHVKSNILEELTAYQKELGIIE, from the coding sequence ATGAGTCAGGATAAAACAAATCAAAACCTGTTTGAGGATTTCGCCCCAGTTTCGACTGAACAGTGGGAAGAGAAAATCAAAACAGATTTGAAAGGTGCCGATTATCTTAGAAGATTATTTTGGAATAGTCCCGAAGGTATTCAGGTTAAACCTTTTTATCGCAGCGAAGATCTTGAAAACATCACTTATCTGGATAATAAGCCAGACCAATTCCCTTATGTTAGAGGAACCAAAAAACATAATAACGATTGGTTAGTAAGACAAGATATTTTTGTTGACGACGTTGAAAAAGCGAATAAAAAAGCTTTAGATATTTTAATGAAAGGAGTTAATTCATTATGCTTTATCTTTAGTGACAAATATATTGCAAAGGTTTCTGATATTGAGAAACTAATGGAGAACATCCAAGCCGATAGCGTAGAAGTTAACTTCAAAATTGGAACTGGTGCTCACAAAGTAATTGCAGTTTACGAAGAGTTAGTGAAGAAATATAATAGAGCACCTGAGGATATTGAAGGTTCTGTGGATTTCGATCCTTTCTTCAACTTAACTTTCAAAGGCCATTACTGCCAATCAGAAGAATATGCTTTCAAACATGCTGCTCAGCTCATTCAAGCAGCAGAATTCCTTCCTAAATTCAAAACACTAAGTGTAAATGGATTGAATTTGAGAAATGCTGGAGCTAATGTGGTTCAGGAATTAGCTTATAGTTTAAGCATGGGCGCTGAATACATCACTCGCTTAACTGACGAAGGCCTATCTGTTGATGATATTGCTCCTCGCATTAAATTCCATTTTGGTGTTGGTTCTAATTATTTCATGGAAATAGCTAAACTTAGAGCTGCAAGAGCTTTATGGGCTAATATTGTGAATGCATATGGTCCTGAGAATGCCGAGAAAACTAAAATGCATATCCACTCTTCTAATATCAGTTTGAATAAAACGGTATATGATGCCCATGTGAATATGCTAAGAACAACTACAGAATCTTTTTCTGCTTTATTAGGTGGTACTGATTCTTTCACTGTTCTTCCATATAATGCCAATTTCGAATGGCCAACTGAATTCTCTGAAAGAATAGCTCGTAATCAGCAATTATTATTGAAAGAAGAAAGCTTTATCGACAAAGTGGCTGACCCAGCTGCCGGTTCTTATTATATTGAGTCATTAACCAATGAATTGATAGAAAAAACTTGGGAATTATTCCTTAAAGTGGATGAACTAGGTGGATATACTGAAGCCATCAAACAAGGCTTTATTCAAGATGACATTGAAAAATCTGCTGAAGAAAGAAAAGACTTTGCTGCTAAGCGTAAAGAGATTTATTTAGGTACCAACCAGTATCCTAACTTCACTGAGCATTTTGACCATGTGATAAATCCTGATAGCTTAAAGCCATTCGATTTAACATCGAAAAATGCCACTGTTAAAACTTTGAAACAATTCCGTGTGACTCAAGACTTCGAAATGCTTCGTTTCACTACTGATATGTATTCAAAAGAAAACAAGCGTCCTTTGGCATTTATGTTGACTACAGGAAACCTAAACATGAGAAAAGCCAGAGCACAATTTGCTTGTAATTTCTTTGCTGTTGCTGGTTTTGAGGTTCAAGACAATAATGGTTTCGCTACTATCGAAGAAGGATTAAAAGCGGCTAAAGCTGCCAATGCTGAAATCGTGGTTCTTTGTAGCTCCGATGACGATTATGCTGAAGTAGGTATGGAATTTGCCAAAGCAACTAAAGACACAACTATTGGTGTTATTGCTGGATATCCTAAAAACCTAATCGAAGAATTTAAGGCTAATGGTTTAAGCAAATTGATTCATGTGAAATCCAATATTCTTGAGGAGCTTACCGCTTATCAAAAAGAATTGGGAATTATTGAATAA
- a CDS encoding sugar transferase → MNKSLQKLKYILWDLLAASVAWSLFFIYRKLLIEPNIFEHLNFVYEDVNFWVGLIIIPIFWNILYVSTGTYRKVYRKSRLKELSQTITSSIIGVAVIFFTLILDDQIISYKNYYDLILVLFLTHFIITYTGRLLITSRTIHRIHKGAIGFNTLIVGSNGNAVKVYNDLINQEYSSGNFFIGFVNAKEYKKFKMSSILPHLGTVQDISQILTDYHVEEVIIAIERSETDLITSIITELEMHDVVIKIIPLFQDYIFGNIKTSGIFQTPLVEISPDLMPAWQITLKRVFDIVVSIIAMILLIPAYLGTAIAVKLGSKGPIIYSQERVGLHGEPFKMHKFRSMYSDAEKRGTPQLSSKSDPRITPQGRFIRKVRLDEIPQFFSVIKGDMSIVGPRPERQFFIDKISERAPHYRLLHKIKPGITSWGQVKYGYAENVDEMIERLKYDVLYLENMSLAMDMKILIWTVLIVVQGRGK, encoded by the coding sequence ATGAATAAATCTTTACAAAAACTTAAGTATATTCTTTGGGATTTATTGGCTGCAAGTGTAGCTTGGAGTCTTTTTTTTATTTATCGTAAGCTACTCATAGAACCCAATATTTTTGAACATTTAAATTTCGTTTACGAAGATGTGAACTTTTGGGTGGGATTGATTATCATACCTATATTTTGGAATATCCTATATGTTTCAACTGGAACTTATAGAAAGGTCTACAGAAAGTCAAGATTAAAAGAACTCAGCCAAACGATAACATCCTCAATTATTGGTGTAGCGGTTATTTTCTTTACACTTATTCTTGATGATCAGATCATTTCTTATAAAAACTATTACGATCTCATTTTAGTACTTTTTCTAACTCATTTTATTATTACCTATACTGGTCGTTTATTAATCACATCCAGAACTATTCATCGTATTCATAAAGGAGCAATTGGTTTTAATACTTTAATAGTTGGTAGCAATGGAAATGCTGTAAAAGTTTATAATGATTTAATCAATCAAGAATATTCTTCTGGTAACTTCTTTATCGGCTTCGTGAATGCGAAAGAGTATAAGAAATTCAAAATGAGCTCTATACTTCCTCATTTAGGTACGGTACAAGATATTTCACAAATACTAACTGATTATCATGTTGAGGAGGTTATTATTGCTATTGAGCGTTCAGAAACGGATTTGATTACTTCTATCATTACTGAATTGGAAATGCACGATGTTGTGATTAAAATCATTCCACTATTTCAAGATTATATTTTCGGAAATATTAAAACAAGTGGGATTTTCCAGACTCCTTTGGTTGAGATATCTCCAGATTTAATGCCAGCTTGGCAAATTACATTGAAAAGAGTATTCGATATAGTAGTGAGCATCATTGCTATGATTCTTTTGATTCCTGCATATTTAGGAACAGCCATAGCAGTTAAATTAGGAAGTAAAGGGCCTATCATCTATTCTCAAGAAAGAGTTGGTTTGCATGGTGAGCCTTTCAAAATGCATAAATTCAGATCTATGTATAGCGATGCAGAGAAAAGAGGAACTCCTCAGCTTTCAAGTAAATCGGATCCTCGTATCACTCCTCAAGGACGTTTTATTCGTAAGGTTCGTTTAGATGAGATTCCTCAGTTCTTTTCTGTGATTAAAGGTGATATGTCCATTGTTGGCCCAAGACCTGAGCGACAGTTTTTTATCGATAAAATATCTGAAAGAGCTCCGCATTATAGACTTCTTCATAAAATTAAGCCTGGTATTACAAGCTGGGGACAAGTTAAATATGGTTATGCTGAAAATGTAGACGAGATGATTGAGCGCTTGAAGTATGACGTTCTATATCTGGAAAATATGAGTTTGGCCATGGATATGAAAATTCTTATTTGGACTGTATTAATTGTGGTTCAGGGTAGAGGCAAGTAG
- the scpA gene encoding methylmalonyl-CoA mutase: protein MKPNFKNIQIKSNPASTQTTEEWEKQHKIENYWDTPEKISVKPVYSADDLKGMEHLNYAAGLPPFLRGPYSGMYAMRPWTVRQYAGFSTAEESNAFYRRNLAAGQKGLSIAFDLATHRGYDSDHERVTGDVGKAGVAVDSILDMEILFDQIPLDKMSVSMTMNGAVLPVLAFYIVAGLEQGVKLEELSGTIQNDILKEFMVRNTYIYPPLPSMKIIADIFEYTSKKMPKFNSISISGYHMQEAGATADIELAYTLADGLEYLKAGINAGMDIDAFAPRLSFFWAVGMNHFMEIAKMRAARMLWAKIVKQFNPKNPKSMALRTHSQTSGWSLTEQDPFNNVGRTCVEALSAALGHTQSLHTNALDEAIALPTDFSARIARNTQIYLQEETQICRSLDPWAGSYYVESMTKEIADKAWALIEEVQELGGMAKAIETGVPKMRIEEAAARKQARIDSHKDTIVGVNKYRLEKEDPLDILDIDNSAVREAQIARLKKLRDNRNEEEVQASLQALVTSANTGEGNLLELAVDAAQKRASLGEISDALETKYGRYSAVIRSISGVYSAEAKNDKMFQEATRLAEKFATQEGRRPRIMIAKMGQDGHDRGAKVVATGYADIGFDVDIGPLFQTPAEAARQAVENDVHILGVSSLAAGHKTLVPQVIAELKALGREDIMVIVGGVIPHQDYDFLYEAGAAAVFGPGTVISQCGIQMLKILLDEEQ from the coding sequence ATGAAACCAAATTTTAAGAATATACAGATTAAATCAAATCCTGCTTCCACTCAGACTACTGAGGAATGGGAAAAGCAGCATAAGATTGAAAACTATTGGGATACACCAGAGAAAATTTCGGTAAAACCGGTTTATTCTGCTGATGATTTAAAAGGCATGGAGCATTTAAATTATGCTGCCGGACTTCCTCCGTTTTTAAGAGGTCCTTATTCAGGCATGTATGCTATGCGTCCTTGGACTGTTCGTCAGTATGCCGGATTCTCTACTGCTGAAGAATCTAATGCTTTTTACCGCAGAAACTTAGCTGCTGGTCAGAAAGGTTTATCTATTGCCTTTGACTTGGCTACTCACAGAGGTTATGACTCCGATCACGAGCGTGTGACTGGTGATGTGGGAAAAGCAGGTGTGGCTGTAGATAGCATTTTAGACATGGAGATTTTATTCGACCAAATTCCTTTGGATAAAATGTCTGTTTCTATGACTATGAACGGTGCGGTACTTCCAGTATTGGCCTTTTATATAGTTGCAGGATTGGAGCAAGGGGTTAAACTCGAAGAACTCAGTGGAACTATTCAGAATGACATTTTGAAGGAGTTCATGGTGAGAAACACTTATATCTACCCTCCTCTACCTTCAATGAAGATTATTGCAGATATCTTTGAATATACTTCTAAGAAAATGCCTAAGTTCAATTCTATCTCTATCTCTGGTTACCACATGCAAGAAGCTGGTGCCACAGCAGATATCGAATTGGCTTATACATTAGCCGATGGTTTAGAATATTTGAAAGCAGGAATTAATGCAGGTATGGATATTGATGCCTTCGCTCCTCGCCTTTCTTTCTTCTGGGCAGTTGGTATGAATCACTTCATGGAAATTGCTAAGATGAGAGCAGCCAGAATGCTTTGGGCTAAGATTGTAAAACAATTCAATCCTAAGAATCCTAAGTCAATGGCTTTAAGAACTCACAGTCAAACTTCTGGTTGGAGTTTAACAGAACAAGATCCTTTCAATAACGTGGGAAGAACTTGTGTGGAGGCTTTAAGTGCGGCTTTAGGTCATACTCAATCTCTACATACCAATGCTTTAGATGAAGCTATTGCTTTACCTACCGACTTCTCTGCTCGTATTGCTCGTAATACACAGATTTACTTGCAAGAAGAAACTCAAATTTGTCGTTCTCTCGACCCATGGGCTGGTTCTTATTATGTAGAATCGATGACCAAGGAAATAGCCGACAAAGCTTGGGCTTTAATCGAAGAAGTTCAGGAGCTAGGCGGAATGGCTAAAGCTATTGAAACTGGTGTACCAAAAATGAGAATTGAGGAGGCTGCAGCACGTAAGCAAGCCCGTATCGATTCACATAAAGATACTATTGTTGGAGTGAATAAATATCGTTTAGAAAAAGAGGATCCATTAGATATCTTAGATATTGACAACTCTGCAGTAAGAGAGGCTCAAATTGCTCGTCTTAAGAAATTAAGAGACAATAGAAACGAAGAAGAAGTCCAAGCTTCACTTCAAGCCTTAGTAACATCAGCAAATACTGGTGAAGGTAATCTATTAGAGTTGGCAGTAGATGCAGCTCAGAAACGCGCCAGCTTAGGTGAGATTTCTGATGCATTAGAAACTAAATATGGCCGTTATAGCGCCGTTATTCGTTCTATATCTGGTGTTTATTCAGCAGAAGCTAAAAACGATAAGATGTTCCAAGAAGCAACAAGATTAGCAGAGAAATTTGCAACGCAAGAAGGTCGTCGTCCTCGTATTATGATTGCGAAGATGGGACAAGATGGACACGATAGAGGAGCCAAAGTAGTGGCTACAGGATATGCCGATATCGGATTCGATGTAGACATTGGACCACTATTCCAAACTCCAGCAGAAGCTGCTCGTCAGGCCGTTGAAAACGATGTACATATATTAGGTGTATCAAGTTTAGCAGCAGGACATAAGACTTTAGTTCCACAAGTCATTGCAGAATTAAAAGCATTAGGTCGCGAAGACATTATGGTTATTGTGGGTGGAGTAATTCCTCACCAAGACTATGATTTCCTTTACGAAGCAGGTGCAGCCGCAGTATTTGGCCCTGGAACAGTAATTTCACAATGTGGAATTCAGATGCTAAAAATCCTATTGGACGAAGAACAATAG
- a CDS encoding virulence RhuM family protein: MNDRKQHTNDLQKFPNFVIFQTSDGKVNIDVYFKDETLWLTQKLISVLFEKDRSVVSKHLKNIFESGELNEKVVCANFALTTQHGAIEGKTQKKEVKYYNLRAIVSVGYRVNSHRAIEFRKWATGILHEYIIKGFAMDDERLKQIKHFGQDYFDEMLERVREIRLSERRLYQKITDIFALSADYDSKDEITKHFFASVQNKLHWAITGKTAAEIIYTQADALKIHMGLKTWKQAPEGKILKNDVSIAKNYLNKEHIKSLERIVSAYLDLAETRATNRQVMNMKDWELFLMKFLELSDYPILRDTGKISMLEAKLKAENEYEKFRIVQDKLFESDFDRFLKLLDDKHRL; encoded by the coding sequence ATGAATGATAGAAAACAACATACTAATGATTTACAAAAGTTCCCTAATTTTGTCATATTCCAGACATCAGATGGGAAAGTAAACATTGATGTTTACTTTAAAGATGAAACACTCTGGCTTACTCAAAAACTAATTTCTGTGCTTTTTGAAAAAGACAGAAGTGTCGTTAGTAAGCATTTGAAAAATATTTTTGAATCTGGAGAATTGAATGAGAAAGTGGTATGTGCAAATTTTGCACTAACCACTCAACATGGTGCCATAGAAGGTAAGACACAAAAAAAAGAAGTAAAATATTATAATCTGAGAGCTATTGTTTCAGTAGGTTATCGAGTAAATTCACATCGGGCTATTGAGTTCCGAAAGTGGGCAACTGGTATTTTGCATGAGTATATCATCAAAGGCTTTGCAATGGATGATGAACGCCTAAAGCAAATCAAACACTTTGGTCAAGACTATTTCGATGAAATGCTGGAACGTGTTCGTGAAATCCGACTGAGTGAACGCCGTTTATACCAGAAAATAACAGACATATTTGCACTATCTGCCGATTATGATTCTAAGGATGAAATTACCAAACACTTTTTTGCGTCGGTTCAAAATAAATTGCATTGGGCCATAACAGGAAAAACCGCTGCTGAAATCATTTACACACAAGCCGACGCTCTGAAAATACACATGGGTTTGAAAACATGGAAACAAGCCCCCGAAGGGAAAATTTTAAAAAATGATGTTTCAATAGCCAAAAACTATTTGAATAAGGAACATATAAAATCTTTGGAACGTATCGTCAGTGCTTATCTTGACTTAGCTGAAACAAGAGCTACAAATCGCCAAGTGATGAATATGAAAGATTGGGAATTATTTTTGATGAAATTCCTTGAATTATCTGATTATCCAATCTTAAGAGATACAGGTAAGATATCGATGTTAGAAGCAAAACTAAAAGCTGAAAATGAATATGAGAAATTTAGAATAGTGCAAGATAAATTATTCGAATCTGATTTTGATAGGTTCTTAAAATTGCTTGATGATAAACACAGATTATAA